A genomic stretch from Barnesiella intestinihominis YIT 11860 includes:
- a CDS encoding SusC/RagA family TonB-linked outer membrane protein, which yields MKASYSSKKGVARNLLFFLLLFFMLPSMAIAQSTVRGIVTDDNGEPLPGVAVVKDGTSLAVSTDIDGRFAIKASEGDVLKFSYVGMESKTVKVGKENELNVKLSSSLTELDEVVVVGYGTQKKVNLTGAVQSVSGQELIRKSTSNLSTALQGIVPGLSAVQSSGQPGADNASIEIRGIGSLNSSTSPLVLIDGAEGDMNRIDMNTVESISILKDAASASIYGSRASNGVILITTKRGAEGKVKVNYNGYAGFSTPTYLPEPVSAIEYMTQMDKAYVNNGQDPVYKDIIEIYKTQGADNYNYYDTDWKDLVLKDSGFQQSHSVSVSGGTKLLNVFANAGYYYQNGIIPNNSFSRATLRLNTDMQVRKWLKVGVDAHIRQATAIRPSQDSAAGIIGSILTMTPITSALNDDGTYGYGRTGYNPLAIVNDGGTRKDVAPEVTFRAFAELTPLEGLYLKADYTRRQVNSEGAVFIRPYDTYEGGRFMMTYPSTSNNGTRQEERTKTVNQQFIAQASYEKTIERNYFKVMGVFQAEKLDYNYLLASRQNFQYDGYEDLMHGDATTAGNSSNRYELAQLSYVYRVNYSYDNRYLIELNGRYDGTSRFRPESRWGFFPSASAGWRISEESFFEPAKTVVDDMKLRVSYGTMGNQSIGSYYPYVAAVNSLSGTVNYWFDKNLTTGIAQAQLANELITWEKSKQFDVGLDLTLFKSRLSLTADYYIRNISGMLQQFDLPDFVGMSAPWQNAGSMRNNGWEVSIGWQDKIGDLSYYVKANLSDVKNTVTNLYGKEYDSSPTITREGEALGSYYGYVADGYFQSQEEIDMADCVYGGNKANIKPGYIRYVDVNHDGEINSKDRVILGNSTPRYEYSFTLGGQWKGIDLSLFFQGVGKRDLYYSGAGARPLVQNSTIFKSQLDTWSPENPDAEYPLLLVDAGSTNMNNIVSSFWIKSGAYLRLKNLTVGYTLPKKWTNRVSIDNLRLYFTASNLFTINSGYKGYDPETGVTSGAMYPVMKTFNFGINLDF from the coding sequence ATGAAAGCGTCTTATTCGAGTAAAAAAGGAGTTGCGAGAAATTTATTGTTTTTCTTGCTACTCTTCTTCATGCTGCCATCGATGGCGATAGCACAATCGACGGTGAGAGGAATTGTTACCGATGATAACGGAGAACCGTTGCCGGGTGTAGCAGTTGTAAAGGACGGGACATCGCTTGCTGTTAGTACCGATATCGATGGCCGTTTTGCCATTAAAGCGAGCGAGGGTGATGTGCTGAAATTCTCGTATGTGGGAATGGAATCGAAGACTGTAAAGGTCGGTAAGGAAAATGAGCTTAATGTAAAGTTATCTTCTTCTCTGACGGAACTTGATGAAGTTGTCGTAGTGGGGTATGGTACACAGAAAAAAGTGAATTTGACCGGTGCGGTGCAAAGCGTATCGGGGCAGGAATTGATTCGAAAGAGTACCTCTAATTTATCGACTGCTTTGCAGGGAATTGTGCCGGGATTGTCGGCTGTACAATCGTCGGGTCAGCCGGGAGCCGATAACGCTTCTATCGAGATTAGAGGTATCGGTTCGCTCAATTCATCGACTTCGCCGTTGGTGCTAATCGATGGAGCAGAAGGCGATATGAATCGTATCGATATGAATACGGTAGAGTCTATTTCGATTTTGAAAGATGCGGCATCGGCTTCGATTTATGGTTCACGGGCGTCGAATGGTGTCATTTTGATTACGACCAAACGTGGAGCCGAGGGTAAAGTAAAAGTAAATTACAATGGTTATGCCGGGTTTTCGACACCGACCTACTTGCCCGAACCTGTAAGTGCAATCGAATATATGACTCAGATGGACAAGGCTTATGTCAATAATGGTCAGGATCCTGTGTATAAAGATATTATTGAGATATATAAAACTCAGGGAGCCGATAATTATAACTATTACGATACCGATTGGAAAGATTTGGTGTTGAAAGATTCGGGTTTCCAGCAAAGTCATTCGGTGAGTGTGAGCGGTGGAACGAAGCTGTTGAATGTATTTGCCAATGCGGGGTATTATTATCAAAACGGTATAATTCCTAATAATAGTTTTTCGCGTGCTACATTACGTTTGAATACCGATATGCAGGTTCGGAAATGGTTGAAGGTCGGAGTCGATGCCCATATACGGCAAGCTACTGCTATACGTCCTTCTCAGGATTCTGCCGCAGGTATTATCGGGAGTATTCTTACCATGACTCCGATTACATCGGCATTGAACGACGATGGTACTTATGGTTACGGAAGAACCGGATATAATCCTTTGGCCATAGTGAACGACGGAGGTACTCGTAAAGATGTGGCTCCCGAAGTGACTTTCAGGGCTTTTGCCGAGCTTACTCCGTTGGAAGGCCTTTATTTGAAAGCCGACTATACTCGCCGTCAGGTGAATTCCGAGGGGGCTGTATTTATACGGCCTTACGATACTTATGAGGGAGGCCGTTTCATGATGACCTATCCTTCGACGAGCAATAATGGTACTCGACAAGAAGAACGTACGAAAACAGTGAATCAGCAGTTCATTGCTCAGGCTTCGTATGAGAAAACGATAGAACGTAATTATTTTAAGGTAATGGGCGTTTTCCAGGCAGAGAAACTCGATTATAATTATCTATTAGCCAGTCGTCAAAATTTCCAATACGATGGCTATGAGGATTTAATGCATGGCGATGCAACTACTGCCGGTAATTCCAGTAACCGATATGAACTAGCGCAGTTGTCTTACGTTTATCGGGTAAATTATTCTTACGATAACCGGTATTTGATAGAATTAAACGGGCGTTATGACGGAACTTCCCGTTTCCGCCCGGAGAGTAGGTGGGGATTCTTTCCTTCGGCTTCGGCCGGTTGGAGAATTTCGGAAGAGTCGTTTTTCGAGCCTGCAAAGACTGTGGTGGACGATATGAAACTGAGGGTTTCGTATGGTACAATGGGTAACCAGTCTATCGGTAGCTATTATCCCTACGTGGCAGCAGTAAATAGTTTGTCGGGTACGGTCAATTATTGGTTTGATAAAAACCTGACGACCGGAATCGCTCAGGCTCAATTGGCTAATGAGTTGATTACGTGGGAAAAGTCTAAACAGTTTGACGTGGGCTTGGACCTTACTTTGTTCAAATCTCGTTTGTCTTTGACTGCCGATTATTATATTCGTAACATTAGTGGAATGCTTCAGCAATTCGATCTGCCTGATTTCGTAGGTATGAGCGCTCCGTGGCAGAATGCCGGTTCTATGCGCAATAACGGTTGGGAAGTTTCGATCGGTTGGCAAGACAAGATAGGCGATTTATCGTATTATGTGAAAGCGAATCTGTCTGATGTAAAGAATACGGTTACCAATCTTTACGGGAAAGAATATGATTCGTCGCCGACGATTACGCGAGAGGGAGAAGCACTTGGATCGTACTACGGTTATGTCGCCGACGGTTATTTCCAAAGTCAGGAAGAAATTGATATGGCCGATTGCGTGTATGGAGGGAACAAAGCGAATATCAAACCGGGTTATATACGTTATGTCGATGTAAATCACGATGGTGAGATTAACTCCAAAGACCGAGTTATCTTGGGTAATTCCACGCCTCGTTATGAGTATAGCTTTACGCTTGGCGGCCAATGGAAGGGAATCGATTTGTCTCTGTTTTTTCAGGGAGTCGGTAAACGTGATTTGTATTATTCCGGAGCTGGGGCAAGACCTTTGGTTCAAAACAGTACGATTTTCAAGAGCCAGCTCGATACGTGGAGCCCCGAAAACCCGGATGCGGAATATCCTCTTTTGTTAGTCGATGCAGGTTCTACAAATATGAATAATATTGTATCTTCATTTTGGATCAAGAGCGGAGCCTATTTGCGATTGAAAAATTTGACTGTGGGTTATACCTTGCCCAAGAAGTGGACGAACAGAGTGTCCATTGATAATTTGCGGCTCTATTTCACGGCTTCTAATTTGTTTACGATTAATAGTGGTTATAAAGGTTATGATCCCGAAACCGGTGTAACCAGCGGAGCTATGTATCCGGTGATGAAAACATTTAATTTCGGTATAAATCTTGATTTCTAA
- a CDS encoding DUF6259 domain-containing protein translates to MNDKWFLGARRVFFALFACWVTLPAFATHRALVEETADAVKVGNGSVELIVPKGKAFNIQSMKLNDGEEMVVPSTNAIPWVLTYKGIQGENPMLFPEHGVYKGYEVIQNDTSASVVFVWDMRLSYEKRMYPIRMKVTATDHSELLYWDLTADLPKGWVISKAQFPRIAVVRPKDGKMITSAGWGNEFDMATGGAYKVTYPSCTGSMQLLLMHNGEGSFYYATEDRNACGKELRAVCGSKSVTFVTEVVTSEGWTDATTGRFDLPWTTVVGYNPDGWQAAALQWYRPFTFTCEWGNKSLQSRNIPQWLLDKDLWIRSKGVTDTVMAAINKTIDFFGEGIGVHTYYWHNYPYDTHYPDYFPAKPEFEGMISTIQKRKCHAVPYINGRLWDPAADSYTALNGASASCRKADGTLYTEIYPTSKVLNTVTCPASSLWHEIIIGLADKIQNELHTNGVYIDQIAAAAPQPCFAKNHGHAAGGGDFWYKSYKALIDSIRGNHLRKDNIVFSEENSECYIPLFDMLLTVNTPHANCRIVPLFPTVYSDRVITCAYTYTPTADVTKGEFRYQNMQCFLYGSQLGWVDPTLLMRDEAKTEATFLRTLMELRKKQHDIFIEGRYIREFVPGGDNPQIDVPTFGKNHVVMGSEWQSKDGQRVWYVVNMDTQVHEVILPSGKSLKMKPLSGKRINL, encoded by the coding sequence ATGAATGATAAATGGTTCTTAGGAGCGAGAAGGGTATTTTTTGCCCTTTTCGCTTGTTGGGTAACTTTGCCGGCTTTTGCAACGCATAGAGCTTTGGTAGAGGAGACTGCTGATGCCGTGAAAGTTGGTAATGGCAGCGTGGAGTTGATAGTCCCGAAAGGAAAGGCTTTCAATATTCAATCGATGAAATTGAACGATGGAGAGGAAATGGTCGTTCCGTCGACGAATGCCATACCGTGGGTACTCACTTATAAAGGTATTCAAGGAGAAAATCCCATGTTGTTTCCCGAACATGGAGTCTATAAAGGTTATGAGGTGATACAAAACGATACCTCTGCTTCTGTCGTGTTCGTATGGGATATGCGTTTATCGTATGAGAAACGTATGTATCCTATTCGTATGAAAGTGACGGCTACCGATCATTCCGAACTGTTGTATTGGGATTTGACCGCCGATCTTCCTAAGGGTTGGGTTATTTCCAAAGCTCAATTCCCGCGTATAGCAGTAGTTCGCCCAAAAGACGGGAAGATGATTACTTCTGCCGGCTGGGGGAATGAATTTGATATGGCGACAGGAGGCGCCTATAAAGTAACTTATCCATCATGTACCGGCTCCATGCAACTGTTGTTGATGCATAACGGGGAGGGTTCTTTCTATTATGCGACCGAAGATCGTAATGCTTGCGGAAAGGAATTGCGGGCCGTGTGTGGAAGCAAGAGTGTTACTTTTGTGACGGAGGTGGTAACTTCCGAGGGGTGGACCGATGCCACGACCGGGCGTTTCGATTTGCCGTGGACTACTGTTGTCGGCTATAATCCAGACGGCTGGCAAGCTGCTGCACTGCAATGGTACAGGCCGTTTACATTTACATGTGAGTGGGGAAATAAATCATTGCAGTCTCGCAATATACCGCAGTGGTTGTTGGATAAAGATTTGTGGATACGTTCGAAAGGTGTTACCGATACCGTTATGGCGGCTATCAATAAGACGATCGACTTTTTCGGTGAAGGTATCGGTGTACATACTTACTATTGGCATAACTATCCTTATGATACACATTATCCCGATTATTTCCCGGCTAAACCGGAGTTTGAAGGAATGATTTCTACCATTCAAAAGCGGAAATGTCATGCCGTCCCTTATATAAATGGTCGATTGTGGGATCCCGCAGCCGATAGTTATACCGCTTTGAATGGAGCTTCTGCATCGTGCCGTAAGGCCGACGGTACGCTTTATACCGAAATTTATCCTACGTCGAAAGTTTTGAATACGGTCACTTGTCCGGCTTCAAGTCTGTGGCACGAGATTATTATCGGGTTGGCCGATAAAATTCAAAACGAATTGCATACGAACGGGGTGTATATCGATCAGATTGCGGCTGCGGCTCCTCAGCCTTGTTTTGCGAAGAATCACGGACATGCCGCAGGAGGCGGAGATTTTTGGTATAAATCGTATAAAGCTTTAATCGATTCGATTCGGGGCAATCATTTGAGAAAGGATAATATTGTGTTCTCCGAAGAAAATTCGGAATGCTATATTCCTTTGTTCGATATGTTGTTGACAGTGAATACTCCCCATGCCAATTGTCGTATCGTGCCGTTGTTTCCTACGGTCTATTCCGATCGGGTGATAACTTGCGCCTACACTTATACTCCTACTGCCGACGTGACAAAAGGCGAGTTCCGTTATCAGAACATGCAATGTTTTCTGTACGGTTCTCAACTCGGTTGGGTAGACCCGACTCTATTGATGCGTGACGAGGCGAAGACAGAGGCTACCTTCCTGCGCACTTTGATGGAATTACGAAAGAAACAGCACGATATCTTTATCGAGGGACGATATATCAGAGAGTTTGTTCCCGGTGGTGACAATCCGCAGATCGATGTTCCCACTTTCGGAAAGAACCATGTAGTGATGGGTTCTGAGTGGCAGTCGAAGGACGGACAACGTGTCTGGTATGTCGTAAATATGGATACACAGGTTCATGAAGTTATTTTACCATCTGGAAAATCCTTGAAAATGAAACCTTTATCGGGGAAAAGGATAAATCTCTGA
- a CDS encoding RagB/SusD family nutrient uptake outer membrane protein → MKTINKIIIALAGIAFVACSDFLDTQSPSYDSGGIYESEAGLKEGVVGIYNLLYMEGTFTNSLHRPAVVTIDNFTGLSMERAQNTTIGAGSGCTPDNSSILAYWSGLYKLVARANAVIYGASGNIENMSDEAKRYYAEARVLRAYAYYNLVVAFGDVPFFTKPATTEDYNASRTSRQTVMDFVIEELGLIAEEMPWTATERGRVDRAVAYGLQARAALFAGSLNFGGKAVDYFRTAANAANQVIGQRDLAKNFADLFTKEGQTKSDVRNEMLWELMYSDQMVNNTNKYHWVALGNGPRMFAQTGQHPGSLLADTYECIDGLRIDESPLYDPKAPNKNRDPRFGATLKMHGDTIDYYTASGTNKFIVEAFANQTQMYNAALKRWMKTNNPDVNGTAAWTSFVSNGCGYLWYKYVGGLTEDYSTVTCNIAIMRYAEVLLTYAEAKIELGELDDTVYDAINKVRLRAGMPEVSSDRKGNIDKMRQLVRRERKVELAMEGLHFADMRRWQIGDLENSKPSYGAPLSTVTYVGMEATDIPNFKTSDRHDLNDIASYDAYSDKLHVRDQSRYWDDKFYLWPIPQSERNKDPNLTQNPGYNE, encoded by the coding sequence ATGAAGACGATAAATAAGATAATAATCGCTCTGGCGGGGATTGCCTTCGTGGCATGTTCCGATTTTCTGGATACTCAATCTCCCTCTTACGACAGCGGTGGAATTTATGAGAGCGAAGCCGGATTGAAGGAAGGGGTCGTAGGTATTTACAATCTATTGTATATGGAGGGGACGTTTACGAACTCGTTGCATCGTCCTGCTGTCGTCACTATCGATAATTTTACGGGATTGAGTATGGAGAGAGCTCAGAATACGACCATTGGCGCAGGTTCGGGGTGTACTCCCGACAATAGTAGTATATTGGCATATTGGTCTGGTTTGTATAAATTGGTTGCACGAGCTAATGCTGTAATTTATGGAGCCTCGGGGAATATTGAAAATATGAGCGATGAGGCTAAACGTTACTATGCCGAGGCGCGTGTATTGAGGGCTTATGCTTACTATAATTTGGTCGTTGCTTTCGGTGATGTTCCGTTTTTTACGAAACCGGCTACCACTGAGGATTATAATGCATCTCGCACTTCGAGACAAACAGTTATGGATTTTGTTATCGAAGAACTTGGGTTGATTGCCGAAGAAATGCCCTGGACGGCAACAGAACGCGGCCGCGTGGATAGAGCTGTAGCTTATGGATTGCAAGCGAGAGCAGCTCTGTTTGCCGGCAGCCTTAATTTCGGTGGTAAAGCGGTGGATTATTTTCGTACAGCTGCTAATGCCGCTAATCAAGTGATTGGGCAACGTGATTTGGCTAAGAACTTTGCCGATTTGTTTACCAAAGAAGGACAGACAAAATCCGATGTGCGTAATGAAATGTTATGGGAGTTGATGTATTCCGACCAAATGGTAAATAATACGAATAAATATCATTGGGTTGCATTGGGCAATGGTCCTCGTATGTTCGCTCAGACCGGACAGCATCCGGGTAGTCTATTGGCCGATACGTATGAGTGTATCGACGGGCTCCGTATCGACGAGTCTCCATTGTATGACCCGAAAGCTCCGAATAAGAACCGAGATCCTCGTTTCGGTGCTACTTTGAAAATGCATGGCGATACGATCGACTATTATACGGCTTCGGGCACGAATAAATTTATAGTGGAAGCTTTTGCCAATCAGACTCAAATGTACAACGCGGCTTTAAAAAGATGGATGAAAACGAATAATCCCGATGTAAATGGAACGGCAGCATGGACGAGTTTTGTGTCCAATGGTTGCGGTTATTTGTGGTACAAATATGTAGGTGGACTTACCGAAGATTATTCGACGGTTACTTGTAACATTGCTATTATGCGATATGCCGAAGTTCTACTCACTTATGCCGAAGCAAAAATAGAATTGGGAGAACTCGATGATACGGTTTACGATGCGATTAATAAAGTGCGTCTTCGTGCCGGCATGCCAGAGGTTTCGTCCGATCGTAAAGGTAATATAGATAAAATGCGTCAGTTGGTACGTCGGGAAAGAAAGGTAGAATTGGCGATGGAAGGATTACATTTTGCTGATATGAGACGCTGGCAAATTGGTGATTTGGAAAATTCCAAACCGAGTTATGGTGCACCTTTGTCGACTGTGACCTATGTAGGTATGGAGGCAACCGATATTCCCAATTTCAAAACTAGCGACCGTCACGATTTGAACGATATCGCTTCGTATGATGCCTATTCGGATAAATTACACGTGAGGGATCAAAGTCGTTATTGGGACGATAAATTCTACTTGTGGCCAATCCCGCAATCAGAGAGAAATAAAGACCCGAATTTAACACAAAATCCAGGTTATAATGAATGA
- a CDS encoding phosphodiester glycosidase family protein has protein sequence MKRLISCVLALLYVMAGFASGTWILHGKEYRVDTLYHAYIGPGTTQTSIKLAGPVNLRVFYTTTDLKNENVDVRAIKHKDTLTGLGTVSNAAESHSTSNRSYFAGINADFFSSSMPCGITVVDGEVYCSDQASGWSLFGIDANKIPYSGGGDFYVKLTAPDYSTAELSAMNLERETNGLVLYSSRKGANTGTDGNGSEVVLIPDGEGNFLTPGATVRMRVQGNPNHAGSMPIPDNGYILSGSGTKESFVSNLSEGDEVEVRCAIRFNGFTGGKIQQALGGCPMLVSGGKVLDTENALDHLTSAQPRTAVGYNTEKNKLVMLVADGRSSISVGPISKVLADIMIYAGCSEAMNFDGGGSSTFYVKGEGVINQPSDGSERSVTDGLYLSTDAPQNDVTITTIRFMDYAKTLNQGDAYTPVIYGYNQYGVLVDRNVEGVTLSCGSSLGTITNDGTTLNASGSGTHMLTAGYGNLTTTLSVTVIGESGISSVDNSQVLMIYPNPVEQGTAVSVDLQEVSDALLSVCRSDGVLVSRIAVNAGEKSVSFDTSKWDRGMYILNIVQNKNVKSLKLIVK, from the coding sequence ATGAAAAGGCTGATTTCCTGTGTCCTTGCACTATTATATGTCATGGCTGGTTTTGCATCCGGCACGTGGATATTACATGGAAAAGAGTATCGAGTAGATACATTGTATCATGCCTATATCGGTCCGGGTACGACTCAGACTTCTATAAAATTGGCTGGTCCTGTCAATCTGCGTGTATTTTATACAACGACCGATTTGAAAAATGAAAATGTCGATGTGCGGGCTATCAAACATAAGGACACGCTCACGGGGCTTGGTACGGTATCGAATGCAGCGGAATCGCACAGTACGAGCAACCGTTCTTATTTTGCCGGTATCAACGCCGACTTTTTTTCGAGTTCTATGCCGTGCGGAATCACCGTAGTCGACGGTGAAGTGTATTGTAGTGACCAAGCCAGTGGTTGGTCTTTGTTCGGGATAGATGCCAACAAAATTCCTTACTCGGGAGGAGGCGATTTTTATGTAAAACTTACAGCTCCCGATTATAGTACGGCGGAGCTTAGTGCTATGAATTTGGAACGAGAGACGAATGGTTTGGTTTTGTATTCTTCGAGAAAAGGAGCGAATACAGGAACCGATGGTAATGGTTCGGAGGTCGTTTTGATTCCCGATGGTGAAGGAAATTTTTTGACACCGGGTGCAACTGTGAGAATGAGAGTTCAGGGGAACCCGAACCATGCGGGTTCTATGCCTATTCCCGATAATGGTTATATTCTTTCGGGTAGTGGTACGAAAGAATCTTTTGTAAGTAATTTAAGTGAGGGCGATGAGGTCGAAGTTCGTTGTGCGATTCGTTTTAATGGATTTACCGGAGGTAAAATACAACAGGCATTAGGTGGTTGCCCTATGCTTGTTTCGGGAGGTAAGGTTCTCGATACGGAAAATGCACTCGATCATTTGACTTCGGCTCAACCTCGTACTGCCGTAGGGTATAATACTGAAAAGAATAAGCTGGTGATGCTCGTAGCCGATGGCCGAAGCTCTATATCGGTGGGACCTATTTCAAAAGTTTTGGCCGATATTATGATTTATGCGGGCTGTTCCGAGGCTATGAATTTCGATGGGGGTGGTTCGTCGACATTCTATGTAAAAGGCGAGGGAGTCATTAACCAACCTAGTGACGGTTCGGAACGTTCGGTGACCGATGGATTATATTTGTCTACCGATGCTCCTCAGAATGATGTGACGATAACGACTATCCGCTTTATGGATTACGCCAAGACTTTGAATCAGGGAGATGCATATACTCCGGTTATTTATGGTTATAATCAGTATGGAGTATTGGTCGATAGAAATGTAGAGGGTGTTACTTTGTCGTGTGGTTCGAGTTTGGGTACAATAACGAATGATGGAACGACATTGAATGCTTCGGGTAGCGGTACTCACATGTTGACTGCTGGTTATGGAAATTTAACTACCACATTGTCTGTGACGGTGATTGGGGAAAGTGGAATTTCTTCGGTCGATAACTCGCAAGTATTGATGATTTATCCCAATCCGGTAGAGCAGGGTACGGCGGTTTCGGTAGATTTGCAGGAGGTTTCCGACGCTTTGTTGTCTGTGTGTCGGAGTGACGGCGTATTGGTAAGTCGTATTGCGGTAAATGCAGGAGAAAAAAGTGTGAGCTTTGATACTTCCAAATGGGATAGAGGTATGTATATCTTGAATATTGTCCAAAATAAAAATGTGAAGTCTCTGAAATTGATAGTAAAATAA
- a CDS encoding beta-glucosidase family protein, with protein sequence MKCVDRVWIVLGFLFCSLGSAGGSLRLAEDNIDEIVRQMSPREKAMLLVGCESLVSKDSLTVYVPGAAGYTKAFPQYGIPSTVMADGPVGVRIFPIKVDGKRHYCTCFPSSTLLASTWDTQLVETQAGAMGEEAAVYDVDVILTPGINIMRNPLCGRNFEYFSEDPVLSGLMGAAMVNGVQSRGIGTSLKHFVANNQQVNKLNNDSRIPVKALREIYLKGFEICLQHSNPWTVMSSYNKIGGILTQSNAELLRTVLREEWGYDGLVVSDWYGKRNSPEQLEGGTNLLMPGEKAQLEEIEAGIKSGALSMEVIDDAVKHVLDYVVKTNAFRKDIHAALPDLEQHATLSRSVAGQGMVLLKNDSCVLPLKGIKNISLFGATAYHSIAGGGGSSNVNKSHIVDISTGLEQVGFVLDRSLKDLYTKYNAYQEALLVDPKATDWERLSYRRYVYPEMDLMPNKTLVGEQAKSNDMAVVVIGRGSTEESDRKVHDDFNLSDSEIYMIDKVCEEFHARNKKVVVLLNIGGVVETASWKNKPDAILSVWFPGQECGHAVADVLTGTVNPSGKLPMTFPVRYSDIPSSKNYPTVGETLSGENFDYTSYEEGVWVGYRYFTTADKAVSYPFGYGLSYTEFLYSEPSVKKEKGRWVAKIKVTNVGAAEGHESVQVYVGAENRASENPLRELKAFGKTKLLKPGESEILTMNFTDYDLAHFDEPSSSWVLEKGLYKVSFGASCEDIRSVRDIKVKKQQRWGVNRVLNPVVPVQTMTID encoded by the coding sequence ATGAAGTGTGTAGATAGAGTTTGGATTGTTTTAGGCTTTTTGTTTTGCTCCTTAGGAAGTGCGGGAGGAAGTTTGCGTTTGGCAGAGGATAATATAGATGAGATTGTCAGACAAATGTCGCCTCGTGAAAAAGCAATGTTATTGGTCGGATGCGAGTCGTTGGTTTCAAAAGATTCATTAACAGTTTATGTGCCGGGTGCGGCTGGGTATACAAAGGCCTTTCCGCAATACGGCATACCTTCGACTGTCATGGCCGACGGTCCGGTGGGAGTACGTATTTTTCCTATTAAGGTCGATGGAAAACGTCATTATTGTACTTGTTTCCCGTCTTCGACTTTGCTGGCTTCTACATGGGATACTCAGCTTGTGGAGACACAAGCCGGAGCAATGGGCGAAGAGGCTGCTGTTTATGATGTCGATGTCATATTGACACCCGGAATCAATATTATGAGAAATCCGTTGTGTGGGCGTAATTTCGAGTATTTTTCAGAAGATCCCGTTTTATCGGGGCTAATGGGAGCCGCTATGGTGAATGGAGTACAGAGCCGGGGTATCGGTACAAGTTTAAAGCATTTTGTCGCCAACAATCAACAGGTGAATAAACTGAATAACGATTCTCGTATCCCAGTTAAGGCTTTGCGTGAAATTTACCTGAAAGGGTTTGAAATCTGTTTGCAGCACTCGAACCCGTGGACGGTGATGTCGTCCTATAATAAGATCGGTGGAATATTGACTCAATCGAATGCCGAATTATTACGAACTGTTCTTCGGGAAGAGTGGGGGTATGACGGTTTGGTCGTATCGGATTGGTACGGGAAAAGGAATAGTCCAGAGCAATTAGAGGGTGGTACTAATTTGTTGATGCCCGGAGAAAAAGCTCAACTTGAAGAAATAGAGGCCGGAATAAAGAGCGGAGCTCTTTCGATGGAGGTTATCGATGATGCCGTGAAGCATGTCCTCGACTATGTGGTAAAGACCAATGCTTTTCGAAAGGACATTCATGCCGCATTGCCTGATTTGGAACAGCATGCTACATTATCCCGTTCGGTTGCCGGACAGGGTATGGTACTTTTGAAAAACGACAGTTGCGTATTGCCGTTGAAAGGGATAAAAAATATTTCTCTTTTTGGTGCAACCGCTTATCACTCGATTGCCGGTGGAGGGGGCTCTTCTAATGTAAATAAATCTCATATTGTCGATATTTCGACAGGCCTCGAACAGGTAGGTTTTGTCTTGGATCGTTCTTTGAAAGATCTTTATACCAAGTATAATGCTTACCAAGAAGCGTTGTTGGTCGACCCGAAGGCAACCGATTGGGAACGTCTTTCGTATCGTCGGTATGTTTATCCAGAAATGGATTTGATGCCCAATAAGACACTGGTTGGGGAGCAAGCTAAATCGAATGATATGGCTGTTGTCGTGATAGGAAGAGGTTCGACCGAGGAGTCGGATAGAAAAGTGCATGATGATTTTAATCTTTCCGATTCGGAAATTTATATGATCGACAAGGTCTGCGAGGAGTTTCATGCTCGAAATAAAAAGGTCGTTGTATTACTTAATATCGGAGGTGTGGTGGAAACAGCTTCGTGGAAGAATAAACCCGACGCGATTCTTTCTGTTTGGTTTCCGGGACAGGAGTGTGGGCATGCTGTGGCAGATGTATTGACAGGAACTGTGAATCCGTCGGGGAAACTTCCGATGACATTCCCTGTAAGATATTCGGATATTCCTTCTTCTAAAAACTATCCGACTGTGGGAGAAACTCTAAGCGGGGAAAATTTTGATTATACCTCTTACGAAGAGGGGGTATGGGTAGGCTACCGATATTTTACAACTGCGGATAAAGCGGTTTCTTATCCTTTCGGGTATGGTTTATCTTATACCGAATTTTTGTATAGCGAACCCTCTGTAAAAAAAGAGAAGGGCAGGTGGGTGGCTAAAATAAAGGTTACGAATGTAGGAGCGGCAGAAGGTCATGAGTCTGTTCAGGTTTATGTGGGGGCAGAAAATAGAGCTTCGGAAAATCCTCTTCGTGAGTTGAAAGCTTTCGGGAAAACAAAATTGCTGAAACCGGGAGAAAGTGAGATACTTACAATGAATTTTACAGATTATGATTTGGCTCATTTCGATGAACCCTCTTCGTCGTGGGTATTGGAGAAGGGTCTGTACAAAGTAAGTTTCGGGGCTTCATGTGAAGATATAAGGTCGGTTCGGGATATAAAAGTGAAAAAACAACAAAGATGGGGTGTTAATCGTGTACTTAATCCTGTTGTCCCTGTCCAGACGATGACGATAGATTAG